CGGCTATGTGCGCGAGGAACACGAGGCGGCCGGGCTGCCGTTCGGCTCGCCGGGCGAGCGGGTGGACCATCTGCGGCGCACCGTCGAGGAATTGGTCCGGCTGCTCGGCGCCGAGGACCACCAGCCCCGTCCGGAGCAGGCCCGGGTGCCACTGCTGATCGGCGGCAACGGCGACCGGATGCTGGAGCTGACCGCCGAGCACGCCGACATCGCCGCCTTCGCCGGTGCCCGGACGGGGAGCACACGGTCGCTGGAACCGCTCACGGCCGACGAGCTGGACGAGCGGGTGGGGCGCTACCGGGAGCTGGCGGCCGGGCGCGCGGAGCCGGCCGAGCTGAGTCTGCTGCTCCAGCAGGCCGTGGTCACCGACGACCCGGAGCAGGCGCTCAAGCCGCTGCTGGAGCGGCGGCCGGAGCTGACCTTGGAGTCCGCGCTGGCGCTGCCCATCGTCCTGGCGGGCCCGCTGGAGGACGTCGTGGCGCGGGTCGAGGCGCAGCGCGAGCGGTACGGGTTCACGAACCTGACCGTCCTGGAGCCCCACATGGAGGCGTTCGCGCCGGTGATCGAGCGGCTGCGCGCACGGTCCGCATGATGGAAACCCCGGCGAGCGGGGCCCGGTCGCGATCATGGTGGTTCGCATGACCGAGTTGCGCATACGTTCCGCCGGCCCCGACGACCTCGACACCGTGCTCGCCTTCTGGCGCACGGCCGCCGAGGGCACCAGCATCAGCGACGACCGCGCCGGGGTGGAGCGCCTGGTGGCGCGCGACCCGCAGGCGCTGCTCCTGGCCGAGCTGGGCGGTGAGCTGGTCGGGACGGTGATCGCGGGCTTCGACGGCTGGCGCTGCCATCTGTACCGGCTCGCGGTCCGGCCCGACCGGCGGCGCCGGGGCGTCGCCACGGCCCTGCTGGCCGCCGCCGAGGAGCGCTTCGTCCGGCTGGGCGGACGGCGGGCCGACGCCATGGTGCTGGTCCGCAACGAGCGGGCGCAGCACGCCTGGCGGGCGGCCGGGTACGGCCCCGAGGAGTGGTGGCGGCGCTGGGTGAAGCCGCTCACTGGCTGAGCCGTGCGCGGCGTCGTCCACAGGC
This Streptomyces misionensis DNA region includes the following protein-coding sequences:
- a CDS encoding LLM class F420-dependent oxidoreductase, whose amino-acid sequence is MPRPFRFGVNMLTPASGSEWRAKCRRAEELGYDVILVPDHLGWVAPFPALVAAAQATERVRVGTLVLNAGFYNPALLAREVATTDALTGGRLELGLGTGYVREEHEAAGLPFGSPGERVDHLRRTVEELVRLLGAEDHQPRPEQARVPLLIGGNGDRMLELTAEHADIAAFAGARTGSTRSLEPLTADELDERVGRYRELAAGRAEPAELSLLLQQAVVTDDPEQALKPLLERRPELTLESALALPIVLAGPLEDVVARVEAQRERYGFTNLTVLEPHMEAFAPVIERLRARSA
- a CDS encoding GNAT family N-acetyltransferase produces the protein MTELRIRSAGPDDLDTVLAFWRTAAEGTSISDDRAGVERLVARDPQALLLAELGGELVGTVIAGFDGWRCHLYRLAVRPDRRRRGVATALLAAAEERFVRLGGRRADAMVLVRNERAQHAWRAAGYGPEEWWRRWVKPLTG